The sequence below is a genomic window from Microbulbifer hydrolyticus.
GTTGACTCGTAATATCCAGAGCTGGCTATCCGATAGTGTCTTTGCGGGAATACCGTCAGCAAGAACCATATGATCCAGAGGGCTCAATACAGCCAAATGACCTCACGTGCAGAGGCCGAGTTCTTCATCAGGAACTGTCCAAATACAAAAATGGATGGTGATCGGAATGGCATCCCCTGTGAAAATGACTCGCGCTTCTAAATTCACCAACGCAAAAGATAACCCGTAATCTGGCCAAGCCTTCGGTGGGATTTATACGGAACCGTATCGGAAATCGGAGTAACCAGTCGTGAACAAGTTCGAAATAGAGATCGATGACCTGTCGGATGGGAGCGTTGTGGACCTTTTACGACAGCATCACGAGGAGATGTTTTTATATTCTCCGGCTGAAAGCATACATGCCCTTGACGTTTCACGGCTGCGTGACCCCGCGTTAACCATTTGGCGGGCTTCAGCGTATGGAGAGCTCGCCGGCTGCGGGGCACTCAAAGAGCTGGGTACCGATCACGGTGAAGTGAAATCGATGCGCACGGCCAAGCCCTATCTGAGGCAAGGCGTAGCCGAACAGATATTATCCACGTTGCTCGCCGAGGCCAGGTCTCGCGGTTACAAACGCGTGAGCCTGGAAACCGGCACTAATGAAGCGTTTGTGCCAGCGATAGCCTTATACAAGAAGTTTGGATTTGAGCCCTGCGGTCCTTTCGGGGATTATCAGGACGATCCTTACAGCACCTTCCTTACCATGCCAATTGTGTAAATCGGTCAGTTTGCAATTTCCCGGCTCGCACAAGACGGGACAGGGAACCAACATTGAAGAATAAACGCCTGTTGATCGCGGATCGAATTTGATGCCGCTTGCTCAAACAGGACGGCCCTCAACTGCCGCAACTAGCGCTCCAAGAATCTGAGTAGCCGGTTTCGGCCACACCTGCTCGACCAGACAGTCTGCCAGTGGTATTTACCGCGCGATAGTCACCCTACACTTTCGCTCAACAGGTTCCGTTCTTTCCGCGAACCATCCGTTCTACGCGAGATGATAGGGGAGCTTTTATGGCCGATTCCCGCTCGTCCCTGGCTTCTGTGCGCCAACACGCCCTGCCCCTCAACGGCAGTTTCGGTGACTACGATGCCTTGCTCGAAAAAGCCGCGAATCGCCAGTTCATACTGCTGGGCGAGGCCAGTCACGGCACCCACGACTTCTATAACACCCGGGCGGAGATTACCCGGCGCATGATCGAGGAGCAGGGTATCGACGCCGTGATCGTCGAAGGGGACTGGCCCGACGTCTATCGCATCAACCGGTTTGTGCGCGGGCTCGACGGTGATGCCAGCGCGCGAGACGCACTCGGAGCCTTCGAACGCTTTCCGCTGTGGATGTGGCGCAATACCGTGATGGAGTCCTTTGTCGACTGGCTGCAAGGGTGGAATGCCGACAGACCCGGAGAGCAACAGACCGGTATTTACGGCATGGATCTTTACAGCATGTACCGCTCCGCCGATGCCGTGGTGTCGTACCTCAACACGGTCGACCCGGAGGCCGCCCAACGTGCGCGCGAACGCTATGCCTGTATGGATCATCACGGCGACCCGCAACGCTATGGGTATACCGCCGCCATGGGCATCAGTGAATCCTGTCAGCAGCAGGCGGTGGAGCAGGTACTGGAGATGATGCAGGCGCGCACTCAGTGGTTGCAACAGGGTGGTCTCCTCGCCGAAGACGAGCAGTTCTATGCCGAACGCAATGCGCACGTTGTGCAGCATGCGGAAGCCTACTACCGCGGTATGTTTTCAACCCGCGTGAACACCTGGAACCTGCGTGACGAACACATGGTGGATACTCTGCTGGCACTGCGACGCCACATCGAGCGGCAGCGCGGAAGACCGGCACGCATCGCGGTCTGGGCGCACAACTCACACCTGGGTGATGCGCGAGCCACAGAAGCCGTGCAACGGGGAGAACTCAATGTGGGCCAGCTGGTGCGCGAGAAAGCCGCTGGCGAAGCTTTGCTGGTGGGATTTACCACCTACACCGGACATGTCACCGCAGCTCAAGAGTGGGGTGCCCCCGCCGACCATCGCTGGGTAAGACCCGCATTGGAGGACAGTGTCGAGGCACTGTTTCATCAAAGCGGGCTCAACCGTTTTTACCTCGATATGAGCCAGTTGCAGGGTGATGCCCTGCGCGAGCCACTCGTAGAACGGGCCATTGGCGTCATTTACCGGCCGGAAACAGAGCGCCAAAGCCACTATTTCGACGTGGATATCCGCGATCAGTTCGATGTGGTATTTCACCTAAATGAGACCACCGCACTCGAACCCCTGGACCTCACCGAAGGCTGGGACGAACAAGAGCCGCCGGAGACCTGGCCCTTCGGCATTTAAACGATGGACGCCAAACGGACAGCACCGGGCGCCCTTCAAAGTCTTGCCGAATTCACAGGTCCACTTCGCTGAACCCACCATTGCTGCAGATGCCAGACTGTCATCTTTCAGATTAAGCCAGGCAATGTCTCGGGCACCTCAAACTGTCCTTGACTGTGCTGGCTGTATCGACCCCGGGTACCGTCGCCCTCCCCTCGGATAACCGTTAGACTAAGCCAACGATTTGACACCGTATACGACACCCCAACATGCCTTTCGTACTCGTCGCCCTGGCCATCACCGCCCTTATCGTCGGCCCACAACTGTGGGTCCGGTTTGTACTCTGGCGGCACTCCACCGAAGTCGGCGATATGCCGGGCTCGGGCGCGGAGCTGGCCGAGCACCTAGTCGAGCGCTACAAACTCGAGGGCGTAAAGGTGGTCGAGGCCAATCCGGGCGAGAACTACTACTCCCCTTCCGAGAAGGTGGTGGCGCTGAGCCCAGATATCTACCACGGCAAATCGGTAACCGCCGTGGCGGTCGCGGCTCATGAAGTGGGCCATGCCATGCAGTTCTGCCGCGAGGAGCCGGTTTCCAGGCTGCGGGACAAGTATCTGGGGCGGGCGCACCGCATCCAGCGTATCGGCGCCGCGGTTCTGGTTTTCGCACCGATAGTTACCCTCCTGATCAAGTCCCCGGTCGTTTTCCTGTGGATCGGCATCATTGCGGTCATTACCATGCTCTGCTCCGCACTCATGTATGTGGCGATACTGCCGGAAGAGTTCGATGCGAGTTTCAACAAAGCCCTGCCAATATTGAAAGAGGGCTACCTTCCCGAACATCTAATGAGTGCGGCACACAGCGTGCTCAGGGCTGCTGCACTGACCTATGTTGCGGGCGCCCTGCTGGACGTAGTGAGACTCTGGCGCTGGATACGATTTTTTAGGTAACTGGAACCACGACGGTCATCTTGAGAGAAATCCCTCCAAACTCCCGTCGCGCGCAATCAAGGAAAGAAGCATGCAAAAATTAACCGGCCGCTGCCTGTGCGAAGCAATTGAATATGAAATCACCGGCGAACTCGGCCCCATCTTCAATTGCCACTGCTCAAAGTGCCGCCGCTGGCACGGCGCCGCCTTCAGAACCCGGGCAACCATCAAATCCAGCCAGTTCAAATGGGTTAAAGGCGACGAGCACCTGTCCGGCTATCACTCCTCCGAAAACACCGTCAAAACCTTCTGCTCCATATGCGGGTCCAGCCTGATCAGTACCTATGACGAGAGCCCGGACAAGATCGGGATTCCGCTGGGTGGACTGGATCAGGCCCCCGACAACAAAATCGAGGGGCATTTCTTTGTGGGCTCCAAGTCTCCCTGGTACGAGATTGACGACGGTCTTCCGCAATACGATGAATTCCCCGGTTCCCACGCGAAGGTTCGGGAAACCAGTCACCAAGAGTAAACCGACAGTTAACCAAGCAACCCGACAGGAGACAACGATGCCGGTAAATCTAACGGAAGTGGATGGTGTCGCTATCAAGCCCAAGCATAAGGCCACCTGCCACTGCGGTGCAGTGCAAATTGAGCTGGACTTGCCGCAGGGGCTGGTCGACGTACGTCGCTGTGATTGCTCCATGTGCCGGCGGCGCGGTGCCATCGCTGCGTCAGTGACACTGGACGGCATAAAGATCGTGAAAGGCTCCGAGCACATGAAGCAGTATCAGTTCAATACCCACACCGCCAAGCACTACTTTTGCGGTAACTGCGGTATCTATACACACCACCAGAGACGCTCAAACCCAAATCAGTTTGGCTTTAACGTGGCCTGTCTGGAAGGTATCAACCCATTGAAGATTGAGGGCATCCCGACCTACGACGGGGTCAATCATCCTGCAGACCAGTAGTCATATTCATGCAAGCCCTCGCCACTCAATATCGCATCGGTGTGCCGCAATGAACAAAACAGCCGAAATCAAAACCGCCATCATCGGCTACGGTTTCTCTGCCACCACTTTCCACCTGCCATTTATCCTGAGCCAGGAGCCCTTCCGCTTTACCGCGGTCAGCACCTCGAAGGGTGCGCAGGTTAAGGAGCAATATCCGCAGGTGGAGGTGTATGCAGAGGCGGAAGCGCTGTTGACCGAGAGTGACGCCGATCTGGTGATCATTACCGCGCCCAACAATGTGCACTTTCCCCTGGCCAAGCTCGCCCTGCAGCAGGGCAAGCATGTGGTGCTGGAAAAGCCGTTTGTTACCCGCGTCGAGCAGGGGGAAGAGTTGATCACGCTGGCGGAAAAGCAGGGCCTGGTATTGAGCGTTTACCACAATCGCCGCTGGGACGGTGACTTTCTCACGGTGCAAAAGCTCATTGCCGATGGCCGCCTGGGCCCGGTGCGCTATTTTGAGAGCCACTTCGACCGCTTCCGCCCCGAGGTACGCAAGCGCTGGCGCGAGTCTGCGGTGGAGGGCGGCGGTATCCTGTTCGACCTGGCGCCGCACCTGCTCGACCAGGCACTGCAACTGTTTGGGCCACCCACCGCGATCACCGCCCGGGTACATACGCTGCGAACACAGGCAGAGGCCGATGACTTTTTCCATATCACCCTGCACTATCCCGAGCGGCTGGCGATACTGCGCAGCAGCCCGTTTTGCGCGGCACCCAACCTGCGCTTCGAGGTACAGGGCGAGACGGGCAGCTATGTAAAACACGGGCTGGACCCGCAGGAAGAGCGCCTGAAGTCCGGCTTGCAACCGATCAACGAAGGCTGGGCACAGGAAAATGCTGAGCAATACGGCCACCTGTACACCGCTGACGGGGCGGCGGCACTCACCACCGAAACTGGCGGCTACCAGCACTACTACCAACAGCTGGCCAGCGCCATTCTGGATGGTGGCGAGGTGCCGGTAAGCGCCGAGCAGGCTCTGTGGAACATCCGCCTGATCCACCTGGCCCTGCAAAGCAGCGCCAGCGGCCAGACGGTTGCGCTGGCGGAACTCACAACAGACTAGTATTCCTATAAGGACCGGAACCCCATGGGTAACGCCAGAGGGGCGGGAAAGTCTTGAACAGGATAACTGGCTGATGCAACAAATAGCGCGATGTCTTCTGGCACTCCTCTTGGCAACACTGGCGGGATATACGATGGCAACGGAAGAACCGGCGTATACGGTGACAGAACAGGAAGAACCTTTTGAACTGCGCACCTACCAGCCCAGGATCGTGGCCGAGGTGATGGTGAGCGGCTCGATGGATGAGGCGTCGGGTCGGGGCTTTCGCCTGCTGGCGGACTTCATCTTCGGTAACAACACCGCCCGCAGTGGCGGCAGTCAGAAGATCGAGATGACAGCTCCGGTGGGTATGGAGCCGAGTTCGGAAAAAATCAGTATGACGGCCCCGGTGAGCATGCAGGAGAGTGAGGGCCGCTGGCGGGTTTCTTTCGTTATGCCCAGCAGCTTCACCCTGGAAACCCTGCCGCGCCCGAATAATCCGGCGGTGACGATCCGCCAGATTCCCGAATCCCGCTACGCGGTCATCCGCTTCTCCGGGCTGGCCGGCGCAAAAAAAGTCGCGCAGAAGACCGCGGACCTGCAAGCATGGCTGGCGCAAAAAGACCTGAAGCCAAAAGGCGCACCGGAGCTGGCGCGCTACAACCCACCCTGGACCCTGCCCTTCTTGCGCAGGAACGAGGTTATGGTGGAGGTTCAGTAAACCAGCGATTCTTCCTCTTCGTCTTCCAGTGCTTCCAGCGACAGCCCGAGCCCCCTGCCGGCTTTGGTCTTTTCGCTTTCATCTTCTGCCTCCGCTGCGGCAACCTTCGGCTTCTTGCCCTCTTCGTACATTTTGATACGCAGGCGCAGGTTATTCGCGGAATCCGCATTCTTGATCGCTTCTTCGTGGCTGATGCGGCCTTCCACGTAGAGTTTGAACAGGGCGCCGTCAAACGTCTGCATGCCGAGGTTTTCCGACTTTTCCATCATTTCCTTGATGTTGTGGAACTCGCCCTTGAGGATCAGCTCGTTGATGGTCTGTGTACCCAGCAGGATTTCCACCGCGGCACAGCGCTTGCCATCCACGGTGGGCACCAGGCGCTGCGACACGAACGCGCGGATGTTCTGTGACAGCGACATCAGCAACTGCGGCCGACGCTCCTCCGGAAAGAAGTTCACAATCCGGTCGAGAGCCTGGTTGGCATTGTTGGCGTGCAGGGTGGAGATCGCCAGATGGCCGGTTTCGGCGAAGGCGATGGCGTGCTCCATGGTCTCACGGTCGCGGATCTCGCCGATCAGGATTACGTCCGGCGCCTGACGCAGGGTGTTCTTAAGTGCGGCATGGAAGCTGCGGGTGTCCACCCCCACTTCCCGCTGGTTGATCACGCTCTTCTTGTGTTTGTGGACGTACTCCACCGGGTCCTCGATGGTGATAATGTGACCACCGCTGTTGGTGTTGCGATGGTCAATCAGTGCCGCCAGCGAGGTGGACTTGCCGGAGCCCGTACCGCCGACAAACAGCACCAGGCCGCGCTTGGCCATCACCACATCCTTGAGGATGGGCGGCAGCTTCAGGTCGTCAAATTTGGGGATCTCGGTGACGATATTTCGTGCAACGATCGAGACCTGGTTGCGCTGCCAGAAGATGTTGATCCGGAAACGCCCTACGTTGGGGATGGTCATCGCCAGGTTCATTTCCAGCTCGCGCTTGAACTCCTCCCGCTGCTCCTCGTCCATGATCTCCATGGCGATCTTCTCGATCTGGCCGGCACCGAGCGGCTCTTTGCTGAGGGGCTTCAGCACCCCCTGGAATTTGGCGCAGGGCGGCGCACCGGTACTGAGGTAGAGGTCAGAGCCATCATTTTTGGCGAGCACACGGAGGTAGCCGGTAAAATCCATCGATACAGTTCCTGTTGGCGCGAAAATCATCGGCCGCAAAGCTTATCGAAAACCGTGACATGCATCAAAGAAAAAACCGCAGGATGCGCCAGGAAGGAAGTAGCAGGGAGAAGAGACTAACTTAACGTCACAGGGCAGCGCCACGATTCAGCGCCAATTGAGCTTGAGCGGGCACGAAAGGCGTCACCATTTCCCAAATGACGGATTACTACTGGAAAACCCGCTACTGGCGCGCGCGCCGGCTGGACCTCGATAAAGACAATCACGCCACCTAGACGACACTTGTCGCCACACAAATTAACCGCAGACCAGCTCCCCTCACTTTCTCCTTCCAATACGCGCCATAATACTCACTAATGCGTGAGTGTATGTTGTATTGCGACAGCGATTCCCTTAACTTCGTTTGGACCGGGTCGATAGAAATTGCACTCCCACCCTTTTGTTGTCGATGGGACGAACGATTCGGGAACGTTGTGTCCGGGGAGTTAACACCCCACCCGAAACACGCGGCAGTTTGTGCTTCGGGTTTAGTGCCACGCTCCCTCTCTTCGTACAACCCTCTGCTCCGGAAGTCTCTGGCGGACGGAGTTCATAAACCAAGAGGTCAAACAATGAATAAGAATGCCTCAGTATTCAAAATAGCGATCCTGCTTAGTTGTATGTTGCCTGCTTTCAGTGCCCTCGCTGCGCCACCTGGTGGTGGCGGTGGTGGTCCCTGTACGATCGAAGCCGGTGCCGATTGTCAGTTCACGATTTTTGTGGACGGGCGTGATAGAGAATATTTACTGCACATCCCCGACGGCTACGACGGCAGCCCCATTGCATTGGTCGTAGATGTGCACGGCTACACCCAAACACCGGAATGGCAACGCGACAACTCCGGTATGAACGAGTTGAGCGATGTCGAAACCTTTGCTGTTGCCTGGCCGCGGGGCGGGCCTATTTCCAAGCCCAAATTTTTCGACAAGGGTTTCAATGGTTCGGCCGAATGGGTAGATCCAGGCTGCTGTGCCACACCGGTGCGAGAAAATTGGGACGATGTTGCGCTGATGGCTGCGGTGAAATATGACGTGGCCTCGAAGATCAACGTCGACAAGTTTTACTTTACCGGCCTCTCCAACGGTTCCTACATGGGACACCGCTTGCTGTGTGAAGCGCCAGGAGAGTTTGATGCCTATGCAACCACTTCCGCCGCCCTGTCAGACTCGTGGGATGACTGCAATCCATCCGATACGCGCCCGGTCTTGTACTTACACGGCAGAAATGACACTACCCAGCCCATAGAAGGAGACACGGTTGCCGGTGAGGCCATGCTCAGCACTGCCGATACCATGGCGATCTACGCCTCAAGAAATATCTGTAGTGGCTATCCCAATGATTACGAAGTTACCTTCTCGGCGGGAACCAGCTGGTGCCGCGAATACAATGGCTGCAATAAGTCTGTTGCCTACTGTGAACTGGATGCACCGCACATCACTTACGGTGCGTCGCAGCTGGATACAGCGGAAGTGTTCTGGGACTTCTTCAGCCGCCACTAAATAGCCGGGCATAAAAAAATGGGGCAGATCGTTTGCAAATCTGCCCCATTTTTTACTGATACTGTTATTTGGCAACCGGAAAATCGCTCAATACTACGACGTACTTTCCGAATGGTTTACACCGTTACCACTAGACGAGCGGCACCAATTCAAAAATCATTGGCCCCTACGCTGCTTGCAAATAGAAACGAAGCCCGCAGCCATAAATGTCGCCATGCGTTCTTTGACGGCAACAAAGTCATCTGACTTACACAGCCCGCCCGACAACTTATCGATACGACCAGTCCGCGCCAGAGTCAGCATCAGGGCGCCAGTGACAAAGTGGTATCCCCAGAATATATCTTCCTCGGAGCAATCCGGCAGTGCCTTTTTCAGGATGCTAATTAAACGTAGTACCACAGGGTCGAAATGTCGGTCCATGGTTTCCGCACCCCACTCCGGGGTATTCGCCACTTGCGCGCCGAGCGCGGCATAGTTTCGCCAGCCTTCGCCGCCCTCGATATAGAGATCCAGGTCCGTATCCAGAAACGCGCGCAGCGCGCCCTCGGCGGTCGGTTTACCGGCGCAGGCCTGTTCGTATTCTTCCAGCATCCGCATACGCCGCTCACTGGTCACTACCGCGCGACGAGAAAACACCGCATCAAACAGATTCTTTTTGTCGTCAAAATAATAATTGAGCAGCGTGTGGTGCACTCCCACATGTTTCGCGACATCTTTCAGCGTTACGCCGTAAAAGCCATGCATGGCAAACAGATATTCTGCCGCGTCAAGGATTTGCTCCATCATTTCAGCCCGCTGCTGAGCCTTGACACTGCGCTTTCGCGGAGAGGACACTTTTTCTGACACGCTTACCCCTTCTGACTTAACTAAGATCTAGCACTTATAGTACATAATTTACACGATTAGATCGCGCCGTAATCCTGCCGCAGGCGAACTTTGTCAATTTTCCCAGTGGATGCAAGCGGCATCTTCGGCAACCGCACAATGGCATCCGGAATCCACCAGGGTGCAACACGCCCGTGCAAGGGTTCGAGGAGCTCCTCATCGGTGACATCCTGCTTCTCACGCAATTCCACCAATAAGATCGGGCGCTCGCCCCATTTGGCATCAGGCCGGCCAATCACTGCCGCCCATGATACCTGCTGCAGCGCCCCGACAAGTGCTTCAATTTCCGACGGATTGATCCATTCGCCGCCAGATTTGATCAGATCCTTAGAGCGGCCGGAAATGGTCAGATAGCCCTGACTGTCAATGCGCGCAAGGTCACCAGTATCAAACCAACCATCCGCATCGGTGGCGGATTCGCGGTGACCAAAATAGCGTTCGACAACCGAGGCCCCACGCACCCGCAAGTGCCCTTCCACATTGCGCTGCTGCGGAAGCGCACGCCCCGCCCTGTCCGTGAGCAGCAGATCGATGCCGAGAGTCGGCCGGCCGGAGATGGACGGACTCCTGTCCGGCAGGCCGGGCGGCATACAAGTGCCGGTCGGGGATAATTCCGTCATACCCCAACTGGTCTGAACCGTAACCCCGAGCCGCTCTTCGATTCGCGCCATCAGAGCCGGCGGCATGGCCGCACCGCCCACCATAACCCGTTTCAGCGATGGCAATTGGCCGCCCGTGGCATCCAGGTAATCCGCAACCCCCACCCACACGGTGGGCACGCCCACGGCGAGCGTGACGCCTTGCGAGTTGATCAGGCGCGTCAGGCTCTCACCGTCGAGGTGGCGACCGGGCAACACCAGGTTGGCGCCCACCGCCGGCACCGAGAACGGCAGTCCCCAGGCATTCGCATGGAACATCGGCACCACCGGCAACACCACGTCATTGGAGCTAATCCCGAGTACGTCCATCTGCAGGACTCGCAACGTATGCAGGTAACTGGAGCGGTGTGTATAGCTCACGCCCTTGGGGGCGCCGGTGGTTCCCGAGGTAAAGCACAGGCCGCAAGGCGCCGTTTCCTCGAACTCGCCCCAGGGGACTGTAGTTTCCGCTTGCTGGAGCAATGGCTCCAGGTCGGCAATTGTTAGGCCTGCCGCTTTGGTCGTTTCAACCCCGACATTCCCATCGATCACCAGGATATGCGCGATGGATGGCAAGCGCTCCGCTACCTGCTGCGCCAACCCCATCAGGTCAGCACTCACTATCAGTATCCGTGCGGCGGAGTGATCGAGCATCTCGGACAGCTGGCCCGGGGTAAGCCGCGGATTCAGGGTATGGCACACGGCGCCCATGCCCATAATCCCGTACCAGGCCTCAACATGGCACTGGGTGTTCCAGGCCAGCGTCGCCACCCGGTCGCCCTTGTGTACCCCCAGGTCCGCCAACACCGACGACACCGATTGCGCGCGCTCCAACAATTGCGCATAGCCGATACGTTTAACACCCGCCTGTTCCGCCGCAGTGATGACCGCTGCCTCGTGATGCCACTTGGCAGCGTGCAAAAGGATTTTGTCGAGCGTCAAGGCGTACGCCTGCATTGCACCGTCGTTACTCATGGGCAATCCTTCACCTCGCCCGGCAGCGGCGGTGCGATTACCCCCACATTCCAATTCCATGCAATTTCTCCTCCAGCCCGCCGAAGGCACACGACCTTCTCATGCAGCTCGAATACGCCCGGCAACAGGTGTTTGTCCGCACGCGCTGTCTCGGCAAAATGCATATAGGATTCGCCCGCAGCAAACGGCGGCCATTCGGGGTGCTTTTCCGCACGCGGAACACCCGAGCGGGCGAATGAAGACCAGTAACCGAGCATCGCCGCAGACATGCTGGAGTTCACCTCATCTTCTGGCACTTTTGGCCAGCGCGGCGGAGTGCGCTCGGCCGTGCCGAATATGTAGGGGATCTCCATTGCGTGAAAGCCGTGCAGGCCGCTGTCATCGGCAGAGGTATATGAGTGGTCGAAGTAATAGAGGTACGCCGGTACGTCGAGCGCAGACTGCCTGGCAACGAGCCGCTCTGCGGTCCAGCCATACATCGCATCGCGGGTCGCCGCGAGCATGCTCTCTTCCATATTCGTAGCCGGGTAGTGCTGCAGAAACGTATCCGCAAGCTCACCGTAGCCCTTGCGAATGGAAGCCTCGTAGGCTTTTGCATCCGCCGGCGCCGGCGGCAGTAAAAAACGCAGTGAGCGGATTTCCCCACTGTTGAAGCCCGCGATCATGGGCACTGGCGCCTGCTCGCCACGATCAAAACTTTCCACCAGTTGCCGCGGCACGACCTTGCCGTCAACGGCAACAAAGGGGAAATAACCCGTTTTGCTCGATGCGTTGATCAGCTCCGCCGCGTCCATCGCGCGCAGCGCGGCCATATCGTTGGCCTTGGCCCCTAGCTTGTCCATCAGCCAACTGCCGACTTCTTCCATCGGAGGCTGCCCGTACACTTTTTCTTTCAGCGCCGGCGCCGTGACCATGTAGGCACTCTGGGCAATTGCGCGGTGGAACAGTTCGCGCGCAGCCGGTGCCACCATCAGGTACAT
It includes:
- a CDS encoding carboxylesterase/lipase family protein — its product is MTTASGKLHGVKEDGLAVFRGIPYALPPVGERRWQPPAPQTAWEGARDAIDFGPACLQPEPRSASIYAEKYPAMSEDCLTLNVWAPEDARNAPVFVWIHGGALTSGSSRVPMYDGAALAQSGLVVVSINYRLGMLGYFAHAALSAESPEGVSGNYGLLDQIAALQWVQRNISAFGGNPENVTIAGESAGALSVMYLMVAPAARELFHRAIAQSAYMVTAPALKEKVYGQPPMEEVGSWLMDKLGAKANDMAALRAMDAAELINASSKTGYFPFVAVDGKVVPRQLVESFDRGEQAPVPMIAGFNSGEIRSLRFLLPPAPADAKAYEASIRKGYGELADTFLQHYPATNMEESMLAATRDAMYGWTAERLVARQSALDVPAYLYYFDHSYTSADDSGLHGFHAMEIPYIFGTAERTPPRWPKVPEDEVNSSMSAAMLGYWSSFARSGVPRAEKHPEWPPFAAGESYMHFAETARADKHLLPGVFELHEKVVCLRRAGGEIAWNWNVGVIAPPLPGEVKDCP
- a CDS encoding long-chain-fatty-acid--CoA ligase, producing MSNDGAMQAYALTLDKILLHAAKWHHEAAVITAAEQAGVKRIGYAQLLERAQSVSSVLADLGVHKGDRVATLAWNTQCHVEAWYGIMGMGAVCHTLNPRLTPGQLSEMLDHSAARILIVSADLMGLAQQVAERLPSIAHILVIDGNVGVETTKAAGLTIADLEPLLQQAETTVPWGEFEETAPCGLCFTSGTTGAPKGVSYTHRSSYLHTLRVLQMDVLGISSNDVVLPVVPMFHANAWGLPFSVPAVGANLVLPGRHLDGESLTRLINSQGVTLAVGVPTVWVGVADYLDATGGQLPSLKRVMVGGAAMPPALMARIEERLGVTVQTSWGMTELSPTGTCMPPGLPDRSPSISGRPTLGIDLLLTDRAGRALPQQRNVEGHLRVRGASVVERYFGHRESATDADGWFDTGDLARIDSQGYLTISGRSKDLIKSGGEWINPSEIEALVGALQQVSWAAVIGRPDAKWGERPILLVELREKQDVTDEELLEPLHGRVAPWWIPDAIVRLPKMPLASTGKIDKVRLRQDYGAI